The Streptococcus downei MFe28 DNA window GACAACAGCCCCGGCCCCCACCTTGGCATTGGCACCAACCTCAATGGGACCAATCAATTGGGAGTGAGCTGAAATTAGGGCTCCCCGACGAATGGTCGGATGGCGTTTGCCGACATCCTTACCGGTCCCCCCAAGAGTGACACCATGATAAAGCATGGCGCCTTTTTCTACGATGGCCGTTTCCCCGATAACCAGCCCCGCCCCATGATCGATGAAGACCCCGCCGGCAATCTGAGCTCCGGGATGGATTTCAATATTGGTCCAAAAGCGCCAGAACTGGCTATGCATCCGAGCTAGGAGCCGCAGATGGTGGCGCCAGAGGAAGTGGGAAATCCGGTGGGCCGCTAGGGCCTTGATGCCAGGATAGGTTAAGAGCACTTCAAGGGAAGTCCGGGCCGCTGGATCCTGTTGTTTGACAATATCTATTGATTCTTTCCACCAACCCATAGGCACCTCTCTTATTCTTCAATGCTAGCCCAGTCAACTAGGGTCTGATTTTCATTGAGGGGATCAATAACCACGCCCTTGGTAGCCCCGACACCCGATTCTCCTTGAGCCGGGTGGGCAATTTGATTCATAGTCCAAGTCATAACTAAGCCTTTAGCCACTCGGAAAGGATAGCCCAAATCACCATCATTATACCATTTGGCAAAACTGGGGATGCTGGAGAAAGCTGGGATATAAGTTTCATTT harbors:
- the cysE gene encoding serine O-acetyltransferase, yielding MGWWKESIDIVKQQDPAARTSLEVLLTYPGIKALAAHRISHFLWRHHLRLLARMHSQFWRFWTNIEIHPGAQIAGGVFIDHGAGLVIGETAIVEKGAMLYHGVTLGGTGKDVGKRHPTIRRGALISAHSQLIGPIEVGANAKVGAGAVVLSDVPADVTVVGVPAKVVRVHGQKDEQAIKTLQEAREASYHSSHL